One segment of Ziziphus jujuba cultivar Dongzao chromosome 12, ASM3175591v1 DNA contains the following:
- the LOC125418548 gene encoding LOW QUALITY PROTEIN: LEAF RUST 10 DISEASE-RESISTANCE LOCUS RECEPTOR-LIKE PROTEIN KINASE-like 2.1 (The sequence of the model RefSeq protein was modified relative to this genomic sequence to represent the inferred CDS: inserted 2 bases in 1 codon): MPNSKRRDSQHHDVCIPLATTISNISKMNQNMFILTFLLFLPNQHFAGAVDEYYLDCRLPARTCPDNQIIRFPFYLRDQQKSYCGYPGFEVSCDEDGHSILNLFVNDPYIVRHISYEKRSLIVSNAAISHNSTPNCIPPLQNISFPSERFELPKQNQVFFLSDCSPPRVPEYEIGCSSENATNWILGVPENEKEQLGNLSKKCGDGKVVVMPVKDYDSSDDESVGMRQVLSRGFELTWKAEECSRCQSSGGVCGFNTSSYLFQCYCEDRPHRVRCQAAGNGNKIFKATIATTVGAVGVLTVIVICCIRKFKYNKPICFWKKQNQTDQNIEAFLSNYGPVQVRRYSYSDVKKMTNSFKEKLGQGGYGGVYKGKLHDDDLVAVKVLNDSKGNGEEFINEVASISRTSHVNIVSLFXEGPKRALIYQFMPHGSLEKFIFNNNHSLGWDTLFQISLGIARGLEYLHRGCNTRILHFDIKPHNILLDEDFSPKISDFGLARVCTRKESIISMLDARGTIGYIAPEIFCREFGGVSHKSDVYSYGMLVLEMVGGRKNVNVGVDDTSEISFPHWIYKRIELDEELGLKRIMNEVEKTEVKKMIIVGLWCAQIDPSNRPTMSRVIEMLEGSLDSLEMPPKPFLSSPSNSNFPPDSSSMIV, from the exons ATGCCAAATTCTAAACGGCGGGACTCTCAACACCATGATGTCTGTATTCCTCTTGCAACCACAATTTCCAATATCTCAAAAATGAATCAAAACATgttcatcctcactttcctcCTCTTCTTACCAAACCAGCACTTCGCAGGAGCTGTAGATGAATATTACCTAGATTGTAGATTGCCCGCCAGAACTTGCCCTGATAACCAAATTATAAGGTTTCCGTTTTATCTTCGAGACCAACAAAAATCCTACTGTGGGTACCCTGGTTTCGAGGTCTCTTGCGATGAAGATGGCCACTCAATTCTCAATCTCTTCGTTAACGACCCTTACATCGTCCGCCACATCTCCTACGAGAAACGTTCTCTTATCGTCTCCAACGCCGCAATTTCACACAATTCAACACCCAATTGCATTCCTCCTCTGCAAAATATATCCTTTCCCAGTGAAAGATTCGAGCTTCCAAAACAAAACCAAGTCTTTTTTCTCAGCGATTGCAGCCCACCTAGAGTTCCAGAGTACGAGATCGGTTGCTCTTCGGAAAACGCTACCAATTGGATATTGGGTGTGCCTGAGAATGAGAAAGAACAATTGGGCAACTTGTCTAAGAAGTGTGGAGATGGGAAAGTTGTGGTGATGCCGGTGAAAGATTACGATAGCAGTGATGATGAGAGCGTTGGAATGAGACAAGTTTTGAGCAGAGGATTCGAGCTCACATGGAAAGCCGAAGAGTGTAGCCGTTGCCAGAGTAGTGGAGGGGTATGTGGATTCAATACTTCCTCTTACCTTTTTCAATGCTACTGCGAAGATAGGCCTCATCGTGTCCGTTGCCAAG CCGCAGGAAACGGAAACAAGATTTTCAAAGCAAcaatag CCACAACAGTTGGAGCAGTCGGGGTTCTAACTGTGATAGTGATATGCTGCATAaggaaattcaaatataataaacctATATGTTTCTGGAAGAAGCAGAATCAAACGGATCAAAATATCGAGGCCTTTCTAAGCAACTATGGACCTGTACAAGTCAGAAGATATAGTTATTCGGATGTTAAGAAAATGACCAACTCCTTCAAAGAAAAATTAGGCCAAGGGGGCTACGGTGGTGTATACAAAGGAAAATTACATGATGACGATCTTGTTGCAGTAAAGGTGTTGAATGATTCGAAAGGCAATGGAGAAGAATTTATCAACGAGGTGGCTAGCATTAGCAGAACTTCCCATGTCAACATTGTTTCTCTGTT TGAGGGTCCAAAAAGAGCTCTCATCTATCAGTTCATGCCTCATGGATCTCTTGAGAAATTTATATTCAACAATAATCATTCTTTGGGATGGGATACACTCTTTCAAATTTCGCTTGGCATTGCTCGAGGCCTTGAATATTTACATCGTGGTTGTAATACCCGAATTCTGCATTTTGACATAAAGCCACATAATATTCTTCTTGATGAGGACTTTTCACCAAAAATCTCTGATTTTGGTCTTGCTAGAGTATGTACCAGAAAGGAGAGTATCATATCAATGTTAGATGCAAGAGGGACTATTGGATACATCGCTCCAGAAATATTTTGTAGAGAATTTGGAGGGGTTTCACACAAGTCTGACGTGTATAGCTATGGAATGCTGGTTTTGGAAATGGTTGGAGGGAGAAAGAATGTGAATGTTGGTGTTGATGATACTAGTGAAATATCTTTTCCACACTGGATTTACAAGCGTATTGAATTAGATGAAGAACTTGGATTGAAGAGAATTATGAACGAAGTCGAAAAAACCGAAGTGAAGAAGATGATAATAGTAGGTTTATGGTGTGCGCAAATTGATCCTTCAAATAGACCAACAATGAGTAGAGTCATAGAAATGTTGGAAGGAAGTCTTGATTCCTTGGAAATGCCACCCAAGCCATTCTTGTCTTCtccttcaaattcaaattttccacCTGATTCTTCCAGTATGATTGTATGA